From Desulforegula conservatrix Mb1Pa, a single genomic window includes:
- a CDS encoding aspartate-semialdehyde dehydrogenase, producing the protein MSAKSFNVAVAGATGAVGNEMIKCLEARNFPVKNIKLLASSRSAGKKLSFMGDMVSVEELREDSFKGVDIALFSAGGGTSQTYAPHAASSGCVVIDNSSAWRMDPDVPLVVPEVNPHAIAGYKKKGIIANPNCSTIQMLVALNPIYRKFGIRRIVVSTYQAVSGTGKKAIDELFDQTRAMINFVDYSTNVYPHRIAFNCLPQIDVFLENGYTKEEMKMVNETRKIFENDKIGVTATTVRVPVFYSHSESVNVETLTPVSAEEVRALLAMAPGVKLMDDPKEKIYPMPILAAGQDLTLVGRIRKDESIENGINLWVCADNIRKGAATNAVQIAEILGRDYL; encoded by the coding sequence ATGAGCGCCAAGTCTTTCAATGTTGCAGTGGCAGGGGCTACTGGGGCTGTTGGAAATGAAATGATAAAGTGTCTTGAGGCACGTAATTTCCCTGTTAAGAATATCAAACTTCTTGCATCAAGCAGATCTGCTGGCAAAAAGTTAAGCTTTATGGGAGATATGGTTTCTGTTGAGGAACTGAGGGAAGACTCTTTTAAAGGTGTTGATATTGCCCTTTTTTCTGCGGGTGGGGGAACGAGCCAGACCTATGCTCCCCATGCTGCATCAAGCGGCTGTGTCGTCATAGATAATTCAAGCGCATGGCGCATGGATCCAGATGTTCCACTTGTGGTTCCTGAGGTTAACCCCCACGCTATTGCAGGGTATAAAAAAAAGGGGATAATAGCCAATCCAAATTGCTCGACCATTCAGATGCTCGTGGCCTTGAATCCGATTTACAGGAAATTCGGAATCAGACGCATAGTCGTTTCAACATATCAGGCCGTTTCAGGTACCGGAAAAAAAGCCATTGACGAGCTTTTTGACCAGACAAGGGCAATGATAAACTTTGTGGATTATTCAACGAATGTTTATCCGCATCGAATAGCCTTTAACTGCCTTCCCCAGATTGATGTCTTCCTTGAAAATGGATATACAAAGGAAGAAATGAAGATGGTTAACGAGACGAGAAAAATTTTTGAAAATGATAAAATAGGAGTTACAGCTACTACTGTGCGTGTTCCTGTTTTTTACAGCCATAGTGAGTCCGTTAATGTCGAAACCCTTACTCCGGTATCTGCTGAAGAGGTAAGAGCACTACTTGCCATGGCTCCCGGGGTTAAACTGATGGACGACCCTAAGGAAAAAATATACCCCATGCCTATTCTCGCAGCTGGTCAGGACTTGACCCTTGTTGGGAGAATCAGGAAGGATGAATCAATCGAAAACGGGATAAATCTGTGGGTCTGCGCCGATAACATTAGAAAGGGCGCTGCCACAAACGCTGTCCAGATTGCAGAAATACTCGGAAGAGATTATTTGTGA
- the rpoZ gene encoding DNA-directed RNA polymerase subunit omega, translating into MARVTIEDCLRKVPNRFKLVHMAAQRVRQIRDGSEYLLKTAKNEDVVMSLREIAAGKVAELVTKNENS; encoded by the coding sequence ATGGCTCGCGTTACTATAGAAGATTGTCTTAGAAAGGTACCTAACCGCTTTAAACTTGTGCATATGGCTGCCCAGAGGGTGCGCCAGATAAGAGATGGTTCTGAATACCTCCTTAAGACCGCAAAAAATGAAGATGTCGTCATGTCGCTACGGGAAATAGCTGCTGGTAAAGTCGCTGAATTGGTTACAAAAAATGAGAACAGTTAG
- the pssA gene encoding CDP-diacylglycerol--serine O-phosphatidyltransferase, producing MKQDNMPKRHKGIYILPNFFTSMNIFCGFYAIVAAIDSKFEVAAIAILVAMVFDILDGKIARITNTTSQFGIEYDSLADVISFGLAPGLLVYLWTLRPLGRLGWLAAFLYAVCGALRLARFNSKADTNPSPHFTGLPIPGGAAINATTVLFCLEFSDKFTLSPKIFVVMLFAVSFLMVSTIEYNSFKKFELLKRINFNSLVSAILIFVFIAVNPQSALFLVTFTYVLSGPFNLIKKSIRRNAEDKVETHN from the coding sequence ATGAAGCAGGATAACATGCCTAAACGTCATAAAGGTATATACATTCTCCCCAATTTTTTTACTTCGATGAATATTTTCTGTGGCTTTTACGCTATTGTAGCTGCCATTGATTCCAAGTTCGAGGTGGCTGCAATTGCAATTCTTGTTGCAATGGTTTTTGACATTCTTGATGGAAAGATAGCAAGAATTACAAATACGACCAGCCAGTTTGGTATTGAATATGACTCTTTGGCCGATGTAATATCCTTTGGTCTTGCACCCGGGCTTCTTGTTTATTTATGGACTCTGAGGCCGCTCGGCAGGCTCGGGTGGCTGGCGGCGTTTCTTTATGCTGTCTGCGGAGCACTCAGGCTTGCCAGATTTAATTCAAAAGCAGACACAAATCCTAGTCCTCATTTTACCGGGCTTCCTATTCCAGGCGGGGCCGCCATCAATGCTACAACCGTGCTTTTTTGTCTTGAATTTTCGGATAAATTCACTTTGAGCCCTAAGATTTTTGTTGTAATGCTTTTTGCTGTTTCGTTTCTCATGGTCAGTACCATAGAATACAACAGTTTTAAAAAGTTTGAACTGCTTAAAAGAATCAATTTCAATTCACTTGTAAGTGCAATATTGATTTTCGTCTTTATAGCGGTTAATCCTCAGTCTGCTTTGTTTTTAGTTACCTTCACTTACGTATTGTCGGGACCTTTTAACCTGATCAAGAAAAGTATTAGACGTAATGCTGAAGATAAAGTAGAAACACATAATTAA
- the tsaB gene encoding tRNA (adenosine(37)-N6)-threonylcarbamoyltransferase complex dimerization subunit type 1 TsaB, translating to MKILAFDTSGGSFSAALCEKGRVLAEETIITNKTHARHVMPVIDRVLSLAGIEISELDLIAVSRGPGSFTGLRIGFGVAKGISYALSLPVVGVSTLDALVWPFRDSAKSACAIVDARRGAVYTAKYLFSDGVICDKTDEMVCSPEQAVKNAEDCDLFCGSGASAYIGRMEAALNKKIVPLNIESVINASDIAFLAAGKTLNNDGSDPSAVLPVYLRRSEAEINFEIRNPSV from the coding sequence ATGAAGATTCTGGCCTTTGATACATCAGGAGGAAGCTTTTCGGCAGCCCTGTGCGAAAAAGGCAGGGTTCTTGCCGAGGAAACAATTATTACAAATAAAACCCATGCCAGGCATGTCATGCCTGTTATTGACAGGGTTCTGTCGTTGGCTGGTATTGAAATTTCAGAACTTGATTTGATAGCGGTGAGCAGGGGCCCTGGAAGTTTTACCGGTCTCAGGATAGGTTTTGGTGTGGCCAAGGGGATCTCCTATGCACTCTCCCTGCCCGTGGTCGGAGTATCAACCCTTGACGCTCTTGTCTGGCCGTTCAGGGATTCTGCAAAGTCTGCATGTGCAATTGTGGATGCAAGGAGAGGTGCGGTTTATACTGCAAAGTATCTTTTCTCAGACGGAGTGATCTGTGATAAAACCGACGAGATGGTTTGTTCTCCAGAACAGGCCGTGAAAAATGCCGAAGATTGCGATCTCTTCTGTGGTTCAGGTGCTTCGGCTTATATTGGGCGTATGGAGGCTGCATTGAATAAAAAAATAGTGCCGCTTAATATTGAATCTGTTATCAATGCATCGGATATTGCCTTCCTTGCGGCAGGGAAGACTCTGAATAATGACGGCTCTGATCCTTCGGCTGTTTTGCCTGTATATCTCAGGCGATCAGAAGCTGAAATTAATTTTGAGATCCGTAATCCGTCGGTTTGA
- the greA gene encoding transcription elongation factor GreA yields MERIPMTRTGYLGLKAELERLKSVERPLSIKAIEVARAHGDLSENAEYDAAKERQAFIEGRIGELEYKLANADVIDPETLSKDKVVFGCMVILENLETGENVKYQLVGPDESDIDEGRISVTSPLGRAMLGKTPGSEVTLEAPGGKRQYELIEIL; encoded by the coding sequence GTGGAACGGATACCAATGACCAGGACAGGTTACCTGGGCTTGAAAGCAGAGCTTGAGAGACTGAAATCTGTGGAGAGGCCTCTTAGTATTAAAGCCATTGAAGTGGCAAGGGCTCATGGCGATCTTTCCGAAAATGCGGAATATGATGCAGCCAAAGAAAGACAGGCATTCATCGAGGGTCGCATTGGAGAACTTGAGTACAAGCTTGCAAACGCGGACGTGATAGATCCTGAAACCCTTTCAAAAGACAAGGTTGTTTTTGGATGCATGGTCATCCTGGAAAATCTTGAAACAGGTGAGAACGTAAAATATCAGCTTGTTGGGCCTGACGAGTCTGACATAGATGAAGGACGGATATCCGTCACGTCTCCGCTTGGTCGCGCAATGCTTGGCAAGACTCCAGGGAGCGAGGTCACTTTAGAAGCGCCTGGTGGAAAGAGACAGTACGAACTCATTGAAATTCTGTGA
- a CDS encoding tRNA 2-thiocytidine biosynthesis TtcA family protein, producing MIKDGDKIVTAISGGKDSLAMIHFLKFFQSVAPVRFEIFPVYIDPGFSPSFSDELSEYLKSKEIDLYCEKADFGIIAHSTENRENPCFLCSRLRRKRLFELADEWGSYKLALGHTRDDIVETLFINMCYKGELSTMVPVQKMFKEQFSIIRPLAFVDEEMTEAFRKEIGIPAFINPCPSASNSKRSELKGFLETLYGHGPQIKPNVFRSLSRVKTEYLPKYT from the coding sequence ATGATAAAAGACGGTGATAAGATTGTAACTGCTATTTCCGGTGGGAAGGACAGTCTGGCAATGATTCATTTTCTTAAGTTTTTTCAGAGCGTAGCGCCTGTCAGGTTTGAGATTTTCCCGGTATACATAGATCCAGGATTTAGTCCTTCGTTCAGCGATGAGCTCTCGGAATATCTGAAGAGTAAGGAGATCGATCTTTACTGTGAAAAAGCCGATTTTGGAATTATCGCCCACAGCACTGAAAACCGGGAGAACCCATGTTTTCTTTGCTCCAGATTGAGGAGGAAGCGCCTTTTTGAGCTTGCTGACGAATGGGGCAGTTATAAGTTAGCTCTTGGTCACACCAGGGATGATATTGTTGAGACCCTGTTCATAAATATGTGCTACAAGGGCGAACTAAGCACCATGGTGCCGGTACAGAAAATGTTCAAGGAACAGTTTTCAATAATAAGACCCCTTGCATTTGTTGATGAAGAAATGACAGAAGCTTTCAGGAAAGAAATTGGGATACCGGCGTTTATTAATCCATGCCCTTCGGCCAGTAACAGCAAAAGAAGTGAGCTGAAAGGGTTTCTTGAAACTTTGTATGGTCATGGCCCTCAGATAAAGCCAAATGTTTTCAGGTCTCTTAGCCGAGTCAAAACTGAATACCTGCCCAAATACACCTGA
- a CDS encoding L-threonylcarbamoyladenylate synthase — translation MIEEINNMNPQARKISRVVEVLRSGGVIAFPTDTYYAIGCDIMNKKAIEKIYQLKQRDKKQPFSFLCADLKNISEYAKVSNQSYRIIKRLVPGPYTFILEGTRLVPKMMLNKRKEAGIRVPDHTICNAIVAALGNPIISTTASTPSGEYLDSPFAIDSFFKNRIDIVIDGGNVSGGPSTVIAMSDSGIEVIREGIGKLDGLIEAE, via the coding sequence ATGATCGAAGAAATTAACAATATGAATCCCCAGGCAAGAAAGATATCAAGAGTTGTGGAGGTCTTGAGGAGCGGAGGCGTTATCGCTTTCCCTACAGACACTTATTATGCAATTGGTTGCGACATTATGAATAAGAAAGCCATTGAAAAGATCTATCAACTAAAGCAAAGAGATAAGAAGCAGCCGTTCAGTTTTCTTTGCGCTGATTTGAAAAATATAAGCGAATATGCCAAGGTTTCCAATCAGTCATACAGAATTATAAAGCGCCTTGTTCCGGGTCCTTATACATTTATTCTCGAAGGAACGAGACTCGTTCCCAAGATGATGCTAAATAAAAGAAAGGAAGCTGGTATAAGAGTTCCTGATCACACCATCTGCAATGCCATTGTTGCAGCTCTTGGGAATCCGATTATTTCCACAACAGCATCTACTCCTTCAGGAGAATATCTTGATTCACCATTTGCCATAGATTCTTTTTTTAAGAATAGAATAGATATTGTGATAGATGGTGGTAATGTTTCTGGCGGTCCATCAACAGTAATCGCTATGTCCGACTCTGGTATAGAAGTAATAAGGGAAGGAATAGGCAAATTGGATGGATTGATAGAAGCAGAATAA
- a CDS encoding Spy/CpxP family protein refolding chaperone, which translates to MKKNIKMIAMLFAMISVTMLSAGSVMAGKGMGHGNMGQGCQQGMGNANCPGFNNVNLTAEQKAGLEAEKTRFWNETSEIRTQIDQKEAEMQAELQKPEINRETLQSIQAQISNLEADFNKLKIDHLIKVREISPELAKQCANFGKCGRIGMAGCMGKGAGMGRGPMVNCPAATQTQNTPQN; encoded by the coding sequence ATGAAAAAAAATATCAAAATGATTGCAATGCTATTTGCCATGATTTCAGTGACAATGCTTTCTGCTGGTTCGGTCATGGCAGGTAAAGGCATGGGACATGGGAACATGGGCCAAGGCTGCCAGCAGGGTATGGGAAATGCTAATTGCCCTGGTTTCAATAATGTTAATCTCACAGCCGAACAAAAAGCAGGCCTTGAAGCTGAAAAAACGAGATTCTGGAATGAAACCAGCGAAATAAGAACCCAGATAGACCAGAAGGAAGCTGAAATGCAGGCAGAACTACAAAAGCCAGAAATAAACAGAGAAACTCTTCAAAGTATCCAGGCACAAATATCGAACCTCGAAGCTGATTTCAACAAGCTCAAGATAGACCATCTCATAAAGGTCCGTGAAATTTCTCCTGAATTGGCAAAACAGTGTGCCAATTTCGGAAAATGTGGCCGCATTGGCATGGCCGGATGCATGGGCAAGGGAGCCGGAATGGGCAGAGGGCCAATGGTTAACTGCCCTGCAGCTACTCAAACCCAGAATACTCCACAAAACTAA
- the folE2 gene encoding GTP cyclohydrolase FolE2, with the protein MKDVQNERDYRNIPINKVGIKNLRYPVTVLDRANGTQHTVADINMYVDLPQECKGTHMSRFLEILQIFKNDMSLKTVTKILDELKGQLGAKSSHIEIKFPYFIEKKAPVSSVSGFMDYTCKFIGSSDSSGKLDLVSEVEVPVSSVCPCSKEISDFGAHNQRGLVCLKVRSKKFFWIEDLISIVENSSSCEVYSVLKRTDEKYVTEKAYANPKFVEDVVRDIATELLDEKNITWFSVSAENFESIHNHSAYAFVSSDLI; encoded by the coding sequence ATGAAGGATGTTCAAAACGAAAGGGATTACAGGAATATTCCAATTAATAAGGTTGGGATAAAGAATCTCAGATACCCGGTTACGGTTCTTGACAGGGCAAACGGAACCCAGCACACTGTTGCTGATATAAATATGTATGTGGATCTTCCCCAGGAATGTAAGGGAACGCATATGAGCCGTTTCCTAGAGATTCTTCAGATTTTTAAAAATGATATGTCTTTGAAAACCGTTACTAAAATTCTTGATGAGCTTAAAGGCCAACTTGGTGCAAAGTCTTCCCATATTGAAATAAAATTTCCATATTTTATTGAAAAAAAAGCGCCGGTTAGTTCAGTATCAGGATTTATGGACTATACATGCAAATTCATCGGCTCAAGTGACTCCAGCGGGAAGCTTGATCTTGTGTCCGAAGTCGAGGTCCCTGTTTCGTCAGTATGTCCTTGTTCCAAAGAAATAAGTGATTTCGGGGCCCATAATCAGAGAGGGCTTGTCTGTCTTAAAGTAAGGTCAAAGAAGTTTTTCTGGATAGAAGATTTGATTTCAATCGTTGAAAATTCTTCATCATGTGAGGTTTATTCTGTTCTCAAAAGGACTGATGAAAAATATGTGACAGAAAAAGCTTATGCAAACCCAAAATTTGTTGAGGACGTCGTCAGGGATATCGCTACAGAGCTTCTTGATGAAAAAAACATAACCTGGTTCTCTGTTAGTGCGGAAAATTTTGAGTCCATACATAACCATAGTGCATATGCATTTGTTTCAAGTGACCTTATTTAG
- a CDS encoding prepilin peptidase, with translation MDLIIILMAFAFGACIGSFLNVCIYRIPLNISVVTPPSSCPGCKEPIRFYDNIPIISYLILRGKCRKCRTSISAKYPAIEFLTGMMAVATWVYFDTAGSAIVYFIFISSLIVITFIDIDYRIIPNAITLPGIPIAVLAASFFIPGMTPLQAIIGLLAGGGSLYSVALIYALLTGKEGMGGGDIKLLAMIGALTGIKGVVLTVLLSSISGTIAGIGTMIFKRKKDLKLAIPFGPFLSIGAVIHLFFGNQLINWYFSFMR, from the coding sequence ATGGATTTAATCATTATTTTAATGGCCTTTGCCTTCGGAGCCTGTATAGGCAGCTTTTTAAACGTATGCATATACAGAATACCCCTGAACATTTCCGTCGTAACTCCGCCCTCATCATGCCCAGGATGTAAAGAACCAATCAGATTCTATGATAATATCCCCATAATCAGTTATCTGATCCTGAGAGGCAAATGCCGGAAATGCAGAACATCAATATCTGCCAAATATCCGGCCATTGAGTTTCTGACCGGAATGATGGCTGTAGCAACATGGGTATATTTCGATACGGCCGGTTCTGCAATTGTTTATTTTATTTTTATATCGTCCTTGATTGTAATAACATTCATTGATATAGATTATAGAATAATTCCAAATGCGATTACCCTGCCGGGGATCCCAATCGCAGTGCTTGCCGCATCATTTTTTATACCTGGAATGACACCTTTACAAGCAATCATAGGACTACTTGCCGGAGGTGGGAGTCTTTACTCCGTAGCCCTGATTTACGCACTTCTGACAGGGAAAGAAGGGATGGGAGGCGGGGACATAAAATTGCTTGCAATGATTGGTGCGCTTACAGGAATAAAAGGAGTCGTCCTGACAGTTCTGCTGTCGTCGATCAGTGGAACGATTGCAGGAATAGGGACAATGATTTTTAAAAGGAAAAAGGATCTGAAACTGGCCATACCTTTTGGCCCCTTTCTTTCTATTGGCGCAGTCATACATCTTTTTTTCGGTAATCAGCTTATAAACTGGTATTTCAGTTTTATGCGATGA
- the lon gene encoding endopeptidase La: MAVTDKDDLISIIEEDDDDIEIPEEMPLMPVRDVVIFTDMLLPLFVGRDKSIKAVEDAMSSSRHIFLATQKDPITENPKPEEIYTVGTVGKILRMIKLPDGRIKALVQGVAKGNILEYVKKKPCFHVKLSMFEDDPCGELSLENQAMMRNVRENSEKILTLKGEVSSEITTILDSIEEPGRLADLVASNLKLKIEEAQELLELKDQLERLKKVNDLLGRELELTVVQAKIQSDVRDEISKTQRDYYLREQVRAINKELGEFDERALEAEEYKKKIKKAKMSTAAKEESERQLRRLEQMHPDSSEAAIVRSYLDWLVELPWSKATKDSIDIKEVKAELDKDHFGLDKVKERILEYLSVRKLNPKMKGPILCFVGPPGVGKTSLGRSIANSMKRKFIRISLGGVRDEAEIRGHRRTYIGALPGRILQGLKQCEVNNPVFMMDEIDKLGSDFRGDPSSALLEALDPEQNSEFSDHYVNLPFDLSNVMFIMTANMTDTIPSALLDRMEVIEIAGYTHEEKEKIAFKYLLPRQIKENGLKKEHLKLSSSAMALIISEYTAEAGVRNLEREIGSICRKIARKIAEGKDGNFIVNVNNLSKYLGIPKYQPEMEQEQSQVGLSTGLAWTQIGGEVLYIEASLLPGKGEMIITGQIGEVMQESARAAFTYAKANLGRFGMKETFLDNQDVHIHIPAGAIPKDGPSAGTAMAAALISVITGKPIKKDVAMSGEITLRGRVLPVGGLKEKSLGALRAGIKTIIVPEKNKKDLTEIPPNVHKAIRFLPVSQMEEVLKEAIDGDVFEIKPKKQSKKPQKPKVNKAPGPSDIKKEDDQKAE, encoded by the coding sequence ATGGCTGTGACTGATAAGGACGATTTGATTAGCATAATTGAAGAAGATGATGATGATATAGAAATCCCTGAAGAGATGCCTTTAATGCCCGTAAGGGATGTGGTTATATTCACAGATATGCTTTTGCCGCTTTTCGTCGGGAGAGATAAATCGATAAAAGCTGTTGAGGACGCAATGTCTTCCTCCCGGCATATATTTCTTGCCACCCAGAAAGATCCCATCACGGAGAACCCAAAGCCAGAGGAAATATATACTGTTGGAACCGTGGGCAAGATACTGAGGATGATAAAGCTTCCTGACGGCAGGATAAAGGCCCTTGTTCAAGGCGTGGCCAAGGGGAATATACTTGAATACGTAAAGAAAAAGCCTTGCTTTCATGTCAAGCTGTCGATGTTTGAAGATGATCCTTGCGGTGAACTATCCCTTGAGAACCAGGCAATGATGAGGAACGTCCGGGAGAACAGCGAGAAGATTCTTACGCTCAAGGGAGAAGTCAGTAGCGAGATTACAACTATCCTTGATTCCATAGAAGAGCCAGGAAGGCTTGCCGATCTTGTGGCGTCCAATCTTAAGCTCAAGATTGAAGAAGCCCAGGAACTGCTGGAATTAAAGGATCAGCTTGAGAGGCTGAAAAAGGTCAATGATCTTCTTGGCCGCGAGCTTGAACTAACAGTTGTTCAGGCAAAGATTCAGTCTGATGTCAGGGATGAGATATCGAAAACCCAGCGTGACTATTACCTTCGTGAGCAGGTTAGAGCCATAAATAAAGAGCTCGGGGAATTTGACGAGAGGGCTCTTGAAGCTGAAGAGTATAAGAAAAAGATAAAAAAGGCCAAAATGTCGACGGCGGCCAAGGAAGAGTCCGAGCGTCAGTTAAGAAGGCTTGAGCAGATGCATCCTGATTCATCCGAGGCAGCCATAGTTAGATCTTATCTTGACTGGCTTGTTGAGCTTCCCTGGAGCAAGGCTACTAAAGATTCCATTGACATAAAGGAAGTCAAGGCAGAACTTGATAAAGATCATTTTGGGCTCGATAAGGTTAAAGAGAGGATCCTTGAGTATTTAAGCGTCAGAAAGCTGAATCCCAAGATGAAGGGCCCCATACTTTGTTTTGTCGGGCCTCCGGGCGTTGGAAAGACTTCGCTCGGTCGTTCAATAGCAAACTCCATGAAGAGAAAGTTTATCAGGATTTCACTTGGAGGAGTAAGGGATGAGGCCGAGATCAGAGGGCACAGAAGAACTTATATTGGTGCTTTGCCCGGAAGAATTCTTCAGGGTCTTAAACAATGCGAGGTTAATAATCCAGTATTCATGATGGACGAGATAGACAAATTAGGTTCTGATTTCAGGGGGGATCCTTCCTCGGCCCTTCTTGAGGCTCTTGACCCTGAGCAGAATTCGGAGTTCAGTGATCATTACGTTAATCTGCCTTTTGATCTGTCAAACGTGATGTTTATAATGACTGCGAATATGACTGATACCATTCCTTCGGCTCTTCTTGACAGGATGGAGGTTATTGAGATTGCAGGTTACACCCATGAAGAGAAAGAGAAAATAGCTTTTAAATACCTTCTGCCGAGGCAGATCAAGGAAAATGGCCTGAAGAAGGAGCATCTTAAACTCAGTTCTTCTGCCATGGCCCTTATCATTTCCGAATATACAGCCGAGGCCGGAGTAAGGAATCTTGAACGTGAAATAGGCTCGATTTGCAGAAAGATTGCGAGAAAGATAGCCGAAGGCAAAGACGGTAATTTCATAGTCAATGTAAATAATCTTTCCAAATATTTAGGAATACCTAAATATCAGCCTGAAATGGAACAGGAGCAGAGCCAGGTCGGGCTTTCGACTGGTCTTGCTTGGACCCAGATAGGCGGAGAGGTTTTGTATATCGAGGCATCTTTGTTGCCAGGCAAGGGGGAGATGATTATAACCGGCCAGATCGGCGAAGTTATGCAGGAGTCCGCACGCGCTGCATTTACATATGCCAAGGCAAATCTGGGCAGGTTCGGCATGAAAGAAACTTTTCTTGACAATCAGGATGTTCATATTCATATCCCGGCCGGCGCAATACCCAAAGACGGGCCTTCTGCAGGAACGGCCATGGCAGCGGCCCTGATTTCAGTCATCACCGGAAAGCCGATTAAAAAAGATGTGGCAATGAGCGGAGAGATAACTTTAAGAGGCCGCGTGCTTCCTGTCGGAGGATTAAAGGAAAAATCCCTTGGAGCCTTGCGGGCCGGAATAAAAACTATAATTGTGCCTGAAAAGAATAAAAAGGACCTAACAGAGATACCTCCTAACGTTCATAAGGCCATAAGGTTTTTGCCGGTCAGTCAGATGGAGGAAGTGCTTAAAGAGGCCATTGATGGCGACGTATTTGAAATCAAACCCAAAAAACAATCAAAAAAGCCTCAAAAGCCAAAGGTTAATAAGGCTCCGGGGCCTTCAGATATAAAAAAAGAAGATGATCAGAAGGCCGAATAA
- a CDS encoding phosphatidylserine decarboxylase family protein yields MKKFIWPEQQSHSAFPIARPGYSFIFASAFVTAILAITGLKAFALLSLGITIFICYFFRDPDRVCPEVEGGVISPADGKVVFAGPMESNPYFEGPCQKISVFMSVFNVHVNRIPYDGKVKAIDYFPGKFFNASLDKASTDNERNAVTVELKNGRCYTFVQIAGLIARRIICGIKVGDNVSRGTRYGMICFGSRLDIYLPEDAKINVSNGEKVMAGFTVIANL; encoded by the coding sequence ATGAAAAAATTTATCTGGCCTGAACAGCAAAGTCACAGTGCATTTCCAATAGCCCGACCAGGGTATTCTTTTATTTTTGCGTCAGCTTTTGTTACCGCAATTCTGGCAATAACAGGATTAAAGGCGTTTGCACTTTTAAGTCTCGGAATTACAATTTTTATCTGTTATTTCTTTAGAGATCCTGACAGGGTATGCCCTGAAGTCGAAGGCGGCGTCATTTCACCTGCTGACGGTAAAGTGGTATTTGCAGGGCCGATGGAAAGTAATCCTTATTTTGAAGGTCCTTGCCAGAAAATTAGTGTATTCATGTCTGTTTTTAATGTCCATGTAAACAGGATTCCTTATGATGGCAAGGTAAAGGCTATTGACTATTTCCCCGGAAAATTTTTCAATGCCAGTCTGGACAAGGCATCCACCGATAATGAAAGGAACGCGGTCACGGTAGAGCTTAAAAATGGCCGCTGCTACACCTTTGTTCAGATTGCGGGTCTCATAGCGCGTAGAATAATATGCGGGATCAAGGTCGGTGATAATGTTAGTCGCGGAACCAGATACGGAATGATCTGTTTTGGCTCAAGGCTTGATATATATCTTCCTGAGGATGCAAAAATAAATGTATCCAATGGAGAAAAAGTCATGGCAGGTTTTACTGTCATAGCTAATCTATAA